Proteins from a genomic interval of Ensifer canadensis:
- a CDS encoding pentapeptide repeat-containing protein, producing the protein MTDRKAETAASKFDATVTSADWYGQTISDRNHSRTLFADLDMTEATSAGAVFKECTFRRAKFNCSRHEASAFINCTFVGCNFYDVAFNACKFVGSVFEACKFDATSIKGGNWSFVGLQGADLRSADIADVVMREADLTGVRCDGGSMTGVDLSGAALDRGNFIGCDLRGSDISTIEPDTVALKRAVITIDQAVMICEAMGLVVRAS; encoded by the coding sequence ATGACCGACCGTAAAGCCGAAACCGCAGCCTCCAAGTTCGATGCAACGGTGACCAGCGCCGACTGGTATGGACAGACGATCTCTGACCGCAACCACAGCCGGACGCTTTTTGCCGATCTCGATATGACCGAGGCCACGAGCGCCGGCGCCGTCTTCAAGGAATGCACGTTCCGCCGCGCCAAGTTCAATTGCTCGCGTCACGAGGCAAGCGCCTTCATCAACTGCACCTTCGTCGGGTGCAATTTCTATGATGTCGCTTTCAACGCGTGCAAGTTTGTCGGCAGCGTGTTCGAGGCCTGCAAGTTCGACGCGACGAGCATCAAGGGCGGAAACTGGTCTTTTGTCGGACTGCAGGGGGCCGATCTTCGCAGTGCTGATATCGCCGACGTCGTGATGCGCGAGGCGGATCTGACCGGTGTGCGTTGCGACGGTGGATCGATGACTGGCGTTGATCTGTCCGGTGCGGCACTCGATCGCGGCAATTTCATCGGCTGCGATCTGCGCGGCAGCGACATCAGCACGATCGAGCCCGACACGGTGGCCTTGAAGCGCGCCGTCATCACCATCGATCAGGCGGTCATGATCTGCGAGGCCATGGGGCTGGTGGTTCGGGCTTCATGA